The Candidatus Phaeomarinobacter ectocarpi genome includes a region encoding these proteins:
- the nrdR gene encoding transcriptional regulator NrdR, whose protein sequence is MRCPFCGNEDTQVKDSRPTEDAAAIRRRRFCPACGARFTTFERVQLRDLTVVKRNGKREPFDRDKLMRSLQISLRKRPVEPERVERMVSGIVRELESTGESDIPASMVGELMMERLKLLDEVAYVRFASVYRNFREAKDFENFLGGLGDSEDENGEED, encoded by the coding sequence ATGCGCTGCCCGTTTTGCGGCAATGAGGACACACAGGTTAAGGACTCACGGCCAACCGAAGACGCGGCCGCGATCCGTCGACGTCGGTTCTGTCCGGCCTGTGGTGCTCGCTTTACCACCTTTGAACGCGTCCAGCTTCGCGATCTGACGGTCGTCAAGCGCAACGGCAAGCGGGAACCGTTTGACCGGGACAAGCTGATGCGGTCACTGCAAATATCCTTGCGCAAACGTCCGGTTGAGCCAGAACGGGTGGAGCGTATGGTGTCCGGAATCGTGCGTGAGCTCGAGAGTACGGGCGAATCCGACATTCCGGCCTCGATGGTCGGTGAACTGATGATGGAGCGCCTGAAGCTGCTCGATGAAGTGGCCTATGTGCGGTTTGCATCGGTGTACCGGAATTTCCGGGAAGCCAAGGATTTTGAGAATTTCCTCGGTGGCCTGGGCGACTCTGAGGACGAAAACGGCGAAGAAGACTAA